The sequence ACCAACTTTTATAGTATTGTAGCTATATCCCTTAGCAGCGATCTTCTTCATATATTCAGCATTTGGATTAAATTTACTAGTCACAAATACTTGAACATAAGAGCCTTTTGTAGCAGGTTCAGTTTTAGCTACTTCAGCTTTTTTATCCGTTTTTTCTATTTTGGTTTCAACCTTCTTTTCAATCTTTTTATCTACTTTATTTTCAGTCTTAGCTGATTTTGCCTCGCTCTTTTTATCAGTAGCTGCGACTTTTTCGACTTTTTTAACTGGAGTATCTACCTTTGTCTCAGCTTTTTTTGCTGGTATTTCAGCAGGCTTTTCGATAGGCTTAACTATCTCTTTTGGCTCTTCAGTTTTAGAAACAGGCTTATTGTTTTCTTTATCTTTTAGCTTTTTGATCATATCTTCAAATTCATCTTGTTGCTTATTTTCAGGTACGATCGGTACTTGCTCAAAAAGCTGTGTATCGCCTTTTTTATTGTCTGAATTTGTATCAGCTATCGGAGCTTGTTTATCTACTGGCTGCTCAGCTGGTACTGGAGGAAGCACTAGTCTTGAATCAGCTTCATTTTGAGCTTGTGAAGGATCGCTTGAATTTACTAGCTTCATAGCCACTACAATGATCAAAAAAAGTATAATAAGAGCTGCTATAAATATAAGAAGTTTTTTTAGCTTCAATCCTCTTGCGTCATCATCTCTTTCTAAAAGAATATCTTTTAACTCATCATTTTCCACTTTTTATCCTTAATTACATATATTTTGACCAACTTGCCCCACGCTCTTTTTGATAGAGTTTATAAGGTAAAGTTAGTATGTTAAATTCTTTTGGCATATCGATATTTGGAAACATCCTCCACTCTTTAGGCAACTTCTGCGAAAGCTTTGCGTTGAGCATATTTGCTAGTTGGCAAGCCTCATTTAGCGTAGTGTGACCTTTATGCACATAAAGATGCAGATGTCCTGGCGTCTTACTCTCGTAGGCTGTAAAATTTATAAAGCCCTCTTCTCTTAGAAGAAGCTGTGCTTTATGCC is a genomic window of Campylobacter concisus containing:
- a CDS encoding SPOR domain-containing protein, with the translated sequence MENDELKDILLERDDDARGLKLKKLLIFIAALIILFLIIVVAMKLVNSSDPSQAQNEADSRLVLPPVPAEQPVDKQAPIADTNSDNKKGDTQLFEQVPIVPENKQQDEFEDMIKKLKDKENNKPVSKTEEPKEIVKPIEKPAEIPAKKAETKVDTPVKKVEKVAATDKKSEAKSAKTENKVDKKIEKKVETKIEKTDKKAEVAKTEPATKGSYVQVFVTSKFNPNAEYMKKIAAKGYSYNTIKVGELTKILVGPFDEKTLQKAVGDIRKDINKDAFIFRAK
- a CDS encoding DUF1882 domain-containing protein, whose product is MQSIDTALIKIITTHYYIKRDTIVNKIEYRGKIFFDKFEKINEPLTYNIMKEHEEGKAVIAHSLINANDKVENIVFDYNGRTPDRFWHKAQLLLREEGFINFTAYESKTPGHLHLYVHKGHTTLNEACQLANMLNAKLSQKLPKEWRMFPNIDMPKEFNILTLPYKLYQKERGASWSKYM